In Flavobacteriales bacterium, the following are encoded in one genomic region:
- a CDS encoding gliding motility-associated C-terminal domain-containing protein, with the protein MRIIIFILLLFVGYSSWACPTINISSTDVNCYLGTNGAATATISGPDAPFTATWSTGQSTTVANGGTTSISNLPAGVYTLYVVDQLGCTSTHVVSVEEPSPVSGVISNTADVSCNGGSDGSIDLDPVGGTPSYTYSWSNGSSSQDPSGLSAGNYSVTITDANGCTSNSITAIIGEPAAPLTSTIAVVDAKCFGENSGVIDLSPSGGTSPYTFAWNNGATSEDLNNVASGTYNVTITDNNGCTATNNATINQPTAIQSSLTKVDVLCYGGSDGDINLTVSGGTPSYTYHWANASSILVATTEDLVNYPASTYFVTITDANGCEHIDNIAINEPPLLTTFLIPTHIKCFGDNTGAVQNNVGGGTLPYSYNWNTGASSQHLINQPAGNYSVTITDANGCTVSDNTVLTQPDAPLATSYAVTNVTCFGFSDGLIDYNVTGGTTPYSFDWNNGQYITEDLDYVPAGLYTVLVTDDNNCTISNSITITEPPALVSNTVATNVLCYADTNGMIDLTVTGGTLPYEYQWGNTSSVLIDTNQDLTNYPANTYYVKIIDSLGCVLFDEDSITQPDELISELIPTHVLCHGDTTGAVATTITGGVQPYTFDWNNGQFAIEDLVNLPYGGYGLQLTDANGCPLSDSTYLEQPHEPLYAFYDIIRPSCFGYDDGQVSYTVEGGTAPYDYLWSRGDTVLTLFDVVADTLICTTTDDHNCVLIDTVIVTQPDQLMIDSVVTDVSCFELSDGAIDVTVTGGTIGYDYSWTNSTYELSVNTEDLVNYPADEYIVQVIDSNACEAYRTIVISEPPLLEGELDVQDVTCYGENDGRIEAIITGGNSGGYFYPWNNGDTTQIIENLPPGVYEATVYDTKGCEVYVRGVVHEPEPIVIHYELFPLSCRDIADAAIETEPTGGNGGFAFDWDYNNETGPNIYDLYSGDYTLTVTDILNCTKDTTIVVPVNEQPCLTPPSAFTPEGDGYNDTWYLEHIELYPECEVIIYNKWGKVVFESIGYSAPWDGMFNGKHLPAATYYYSIRIIDDAVYTGPVTIVR; encoded by the coding sequence ATGAGAATTATCATATTCATTTTATTGTTGTTTGTTGGGTATTCAAGTTGGGCTTGTCCAACAATAAATATTTCCAGCACAGATGTGAATTGTTATTTAGGAACTAATGGAGCAGCAACAGCTACTATATCAGGACCTGATGCGCCATTTACAGCAACTTGGTCAACAGGTCAGAGTACAACAGTAGCTAATGGCGGGACCACATCTATTTCTAATTTGCCAGCTGGAGTGTATACATTGTATGTTGTAGATCAGCTAGGATGTACTTCTACTCATGTCGTTTCAGTAGAAGAGCCGTCTCCTGTTTCTGGAGTGATTAGTAATACCGCTGATGTAAGTTGTAATGGAGGTTCTGATGGTAGTATTGATTTAGATCCAGTGGGGGGAACACCTTCGTATACTTATAGTTGGAGTAACGGATCAAGTAGTCAAGACCCTAGTGGATTGTCTGCGGGTAATTATTCTGTAACAATAACTGATGCTAATGGGTGTACATCGAATTCAATTACAGCAATCATTGGAGAGCCAGCGGCACCGTTGACATCAACAATAGCAGTAGTTGATGCAAAATGTTTTGGTGAGAATAGTGGAGTAATTGATTTGTCGCCATCAGGAGGAACTTCACCTTATACTTTTGCTTGGAATAATGGAGCAACAAGTGAAGATTTGAATAATGTTGCCTCTGGAACTTATAATGTCACCATTACTGATAATAATGGATGTACTGCCACCAATAATGCGACAATAAATCAACCAACAGCAATACAATCTTCTCTAACTAAAGTAGATGTGTTGTGTTATGGAGGTTCTGATGGAGATATTAATTTAACAGTGAGCGGAGGGACTCCGTCTTATACCTATCATTGGGCTAATGCAAGTTCTATTTTAGTAGCAACAACAGAAGATTTGGTGAATTATCCTGCAAGTACATACTTTGTTACGATTACAGATGCCAATGGGTGTGAGCATATTGATAATATAGCGATCAATGAACCACCGTTATTAACCACTTTTTTAATTCCTACTCATATCAAATGCTTTGGGGATAATACTGGAGCCGTTCAAAATAATGTGGGTGGAGGAACACTGCCATATTCATATAACTGGAATACAGGGGCTAGTTCTCAACATTTAATCAACCAACCTGCAGGAAATTATAGTGTTACCATTACAGATGCTAATGGGTGTACGGTTTCAGATAATACAGTATTAACACAACCAGATGCACCTTTAGCAACCTCTTATGCTGTTACCAATGTGACCTGTTTTGGTTTTTCTGATGGATTAATAGACTATAATGTTACTGGAGGTACAACTCCATACAGTTTTGATTGGAATAATGGACAGTATATTACAGAAGATTTAGATTATGTGCCAGCTGGTTTATATACTGTTTTAGTAACAGATGATAATAATTGTACAATATCCAATAGTATAACAATTACTGAACCGCCAGCATTAGTTTCTAATACTGTAGCTACAAATGTATTGTGTTATGCAGATACGAATGGAATGATCGATTTAACAGTAACAGGAGGAACCTTGCCTTATGAGTATCAGTGGGGAAATACAAGCTCTGTATTGATTGATACCAATCAGGATTTAACCAATTATCCTGCGAATACTTATTATGTTAAAATTATTGATAGTTTAGGATGTGTGTTGTTTGATGAAGATTCTATTACCCAGCCAGATGAGTTGATCTCGGAATTAATTCCTACTCATGTTTTATGCCATGGAGATACAACTGGTGCTGTAGCTACAACAATAACAGGAGGTGTTCAGCCTTATACTTTTGATTGGAATAATGGACAGTTTGCTATTGAAGATTTAGTCAATTTACCTTATGGTGGCTATGGTTTGCAATTAACAGATGCTAATGGGTGTCCTTTAAGTGATTCAACTTATTTGGAACAACCTCATGAACCGCTTTATGCTTTTTACGATATTATAAGGCCTTCTTGTTTTGGCTATGATGATGGGCAAGTCTCTTATACGGTAGAGGGAGGAACTGCTCCTTATGATTACTTATGGAGTAGAGGAGATACAGTGTTAACGCTATTTGATGTTGTGGCAGATACCTTGATTTGTACCACTACAGATGACCATAATTGTGTTTTGATCGATACGGTTATTGTAACACAACCTGATCAGTTAATGATCGATTCTGTAGTGACGGATGTTTCGTGTTTTGAGCTTTCAGACGGAGCTATAGATGTTACAGTAACAGGGGGGACAATAGGGTATGATTATTCTTGGACAAATTCTACTTATGAGTTGAGTGTCAATACTGAAGATTTAGTGAACTATCCAGCAGATGAATATATTGTACAAGTGATAGATTCTAATGCTTGTGAAGCATACAGAACTATAGTAATTAGTGAGCCGCCATTGTTAGAGGGAGAATTAGATGTACAAGATGTAACTTGTTATGGCGAAAACGACGGGAGAATAGAGGCTATTATTACAGGAGGAAATAGTGGGGGGTATTTTTACCCATGGAATAATGGAGACACGACTCAAATTATTGAAAATCTACCTCCTGGTGTTTATGAAGCAACCGTTTATGATACCAAAGGGTGTGAAGTTTATGTAAGAGGTGTGGTGCATGAGCCAGAACCAATTGTGATTCATTATGAGTTATTCCCTTTGAGTTGTAGAGATATTGCAGATGCCGCAATTGAGACTGAACCAACAGGAGGAAATGGTGGCTTTGCTTTTGATTGGGATTATAACAATGAAACAGGGCCTAATATCTATGATTTGTATAGTGGAGATTACACCCTAACAGTTACCGATATTCTAAATTGTACTAAAGACACTACAATAGTAGTGCCCGTTAATGAGCAGCCATGTTTAACCCCGCCTTCTGCTTTTACTCCAGAAGGAGATGGGTATAATGACACATGGTATTTAGAGCATATAGAACTCTACCCTGAGTGTGAAGTGATAATATATAACAAATGGGGTAAAGTGGTGTTTGAATCTATAGGATATTCCGCTCCTTGGGATGGAATGTTTAATGGAAAGCATTTACCTGCCGCAACCTATTATTATTCAATAAGAATTATTGATGATGCTGTTTATACAGGTCCTGTAACAATTGTACGATAA